One stretch of Actinomycetes bacterium DNA includes these proteins:
- a CDS encoding SIS domain-containing protein: MESLYPFLYAGSGDLDAVLEEIRRSTVAKAGEIVALRELVLDRERDHLVACAEAMARRFAAGGRLFAFGNGGSATDAQDLVALFLNPPAGPGPGGLERAGPGQLERARPLPALSLTSDVATLTALANDIGFEVVFARQLAAFARPGDVAVGLSTSGNSDNLVRAFDEAARRGLLTVGLAGYEGGRMAELDTIDYLFVVPSASVHRIQEAQTTVYHVLWELTQAQLEEMGDGVSASRRAARRSPARPG, translated from the coding sequence ATGGAGTCGCTCTACCCGTTCCTGTATGCCGGCAGCGGCGACCTCGACGCCGTCCTGGAGGAGATCCGCCGCTCCACGGTGGCGAAGGCCGGCGAGATCGTGGCCCTGCGCGAGCTGGTGCTCGACCGGGAACGCGACCACCTGGTGGCCTGCGCGGAGGCGATGGCGCGGCGTTTCGCCGCCGGTGGCCGGCTCTTCGCCTTCGGCAACGGCGGCAGCGCCACCGACGCCCAGGACCTGGTCGCGCTCTTCCTCAACCCGCCAGCGGGGCCTGGCCCCGGCGGCCTGGAGCGAGCCGGGCCTGGTCAGCTGGAGCGCGCGAGGCCTCTGCCGGCCCTGTCGCTCACCAGCGACGTCGCCACGTTGACCGCGCTCGCCAACGACATCGGGTTCGAGGTCGTGTTCGCCAGGCAGCTGGCGGCGTTCGCCCGCCCCGGCGACGTCGCGGTCGGCCTGTCCACCAGCGGCAACTCCGACAACCTGGTGCGGGCGTTCGACGAGGCGGCCAGGCGGGGCCTGCTCACCGTGGGGCTGGCCGGCTACGAGGGCGGGAGGATGGCCGAGCTCGACACGATCGACTACCTGTTCGTCGTGCCGTCGGCGTCGGTCCACCGCATCCAGGAGGCCCAGACGACCGTGTACCACGTGCTGTGGGAACTGACCCAGGCCCAGCTCGAGGAGATGGGTGACGGTGTGAGCGCGTCCCGCCGGGCGGCCCGGCGCTCACCAGCGCGGCCCGGCTGA
- a CDS encoding hydrogenase expression protein HypE has translation MAQTATEAAGTKQEEEVLHILWINAGLSCDGDSVAHTAATQPSIEEIALGALPGLPKVAVHWPLIDYESGPERGPDSFIEWFHRADRGELEPFVLVVEGSIPNEAIKREGYWCGFGNNPETGQPMTTSEWLDRLTPKALAVVAAGTCATYGGIHAMAGNPTGAMGVPDYLGWGWKSKAGVPIVCVPGCPIQPDNLSETLLYLLYQVAGQAPMIPLDEALRPTWLFGATVREGCDRAGYYEQGEFASEYGDPRCLVKLGCWGPVVKCNVPKRGWMNGVGGCPNVGGICIACTMPGFPDKFMPFMDEPPGSKVSTTASGLYGSVIRTLRKVTLKTVDEEPKWRKAGQELATGYQAPW, from the coding sequence ATGGCGCAGACGGCCACCGAGGCAGCTGGCACCAAGCAGGAAGAGGAAGTCCTCCACATCTTGTGGATCAACGCCGGGTTGAGCTGCGACGGCGACTCGGTGGCGCACACGGCCGCGACCCAGCCGAGCATCGAGGAGATCGCGCTCGGCGCGCTCCCGGGCCTGCCCAAGGTCGCGGTCCACTGGCCCCTGATCGACTACGAGTCCGGGCCGGAGCGCGGCCCCGACAGCTTCATCGAGTGGTTCCACCGGGCCGACCGGGGCGAGCTGGAACCGTTCGTGTTGGTGGTGGAGGGCTCGATCCCCAACGAGGCGATCAAGCGCGAGGGCTACTGGTGCGGGTTCGGCAACAACCCCGAGACCGGCCAGCCCATGACCACCAGCGAGTGGCTCGACCGGCTGACTCCGAAGGCGCTGGCGGTGGTCGCGGCGGGCACCTGCGCGACCTACGGCGGCATCCACGCCATGGCGGGGAACCCGACCGGCGCCATGGGCGTGCCCGACTACCTCGGGTGGGGCTGGAAGTCCAAGGCGGGCGTGCCCATCGTGTGCGTGCCCGGCTGCCCGATCCAGCCCGACAACCTCTCCGAGACATTGCTCTATCTGCTCTACCAGGTGGCCGGCCAGGCCCCGATGATCCCCCTCGACGAGGCGCTGCGGCCCACCTGGCTGTTCGGCGCCACCGTGCGCGAGGGCTGCGACCGGGCCGGCTACTACGAGCAGGGTGAGTTCGCCAGCGAGTACGGGGACCCGAGGTGCCTGGTGAAGCTCGGCTGCTGGGGCCCGGTGGTGAAGTGCAACGTGCCCAAGCGGGGCTGGATGAACGGCGTCGGCGGGTGCCCCAACGTCGGCGGCATCTGCATCGCGTGCACCATGCCCGGGTTCCCGGACAAGTTCATGCCGTTCATGGACGAGCCCCCCGGGAGCAAGGTCTCGACCACGGCCAGCGGCCTGTACGGCTCGGTGATCCGCACGCTCCGCAAGGTGACGCTCAAGACAGTGGACGAGGAGCCCAAGTGGCGCAAGGCGGGCCAGGAGCTGGCAACCGGCTACCAGGCCCCGTGGTGA
- a CDS encoding nickel-dependent hydrogenase large subunit has protein sequence MAVGETEVGGQAKGKGSGDGLVEMAWDPITRIVGSLGIYTKIDFAAKRVAECYSTSSIFRGYSIFMKGKDPRDAHFITSRICGICGDNHATCSVYNQNMAYGVRPPHIGEWIINLGEAAEYMFDHNIFQENLVGVDFCERMVRETNPGVLELAERTEAPHAADHGYRTIADIMRSLNPLEGEFYREALQMSRTTREMFCLMEGRHIHPSTLYPGGVGTVATVQLFTDYLSRLSRYAEFMKRVVPMHDDLFDFFYEALPGYEEVGRRRVMLGCWGSLNDPEHCNFDYRDMTNWGRKMFVTPGIVVDGELVTTDLVDINLGIRILLGSSFYEDWEGQETFVSRDPLGNPVDRRHPWNQHTIPKPQKRDFDGNYSWVMSPRWFDGKDHLALDTGGGPIARLWATALAGLVDIGYIKATGSSVVINLPRTMTKPEATFEWKIPKWSNALERDRARTYFQAYACAAAYHFAQQAMTELRKGNTKTWTPFTVPEESVSVGFTEAVRGVLSHHMVVRGGKIANYHPYPPTPWNASVRDVLGTPGPYEDAVQNTPIFEENPPERFKGIDIMRTVRSFDPCLPCGVHMYLGNGRVVKKLHSPTMLNNP, from the coding sequence ATGGCGGTCGGAGAGACAGAGGTAGGCGGGCAGGCGAAGGGCAAGGGCAGCGGTGACGGCCTGGTCGAGATGGCCTGGGATCCCATCACCAGGATCGTCGGCAGCCTCGGGATCTACACCAAGATCGACTTCGCAGCCAAGCGGGTCGCCGAGTGCTACTCGACGTCGTCGATCTTCCGCGGCTACAGCATCTTCATGAAGGGCAAGGACCCGCGCGACGCGCACTTCATCACCAGCCGGATCTGCGGGATCTGCGGCGACAACCATGCCACTTGCTCGGTCTACAACCAGAACATGGCCTACGGGGTGCGCCCGCCCCACATCGGCGAGTGGATCATCAACCTCGGCGAGGCGGCCGAGTACATGTTCGACCACAACATCTTCCAGGAGAACCTGGTCGGGGTGGACTTCTGCGAGCGGATGGTGCGTGAGACCAACCCCGGCGTGCTCGAGCTGGCCGAGCGGACCGAGGCGCCCCACGCGGCCGACCACGGCTACCGGACCATCGCCGACATCATGCGCTCCCTGAACCCGCTCGAGGGCGAGTTCTACCGGGAGGCCCTGCAGATGAGCCGCACCACCCGGGAGATGTTCTGCCTCATGGAGGGCAGGCACATCCACCCGTCCACCCTGTACCCAGGCGGCGTGGGCACGGTCGCGACGGTGCAGCTGTTCACCGACTACCTCAGCCGGCTGTCCCGCTACGCGGAGTTCATGAAGCGGGTCGTGCCGATGCACGACGACCTGTTCGACTTCTTCTACGAGGCCCTACCCGGCTACGAGGAGGTCGGGCGCAGGCGCGTGATGCTCGGCTGCTGGGGCAGCCTCAACGACCCCGAGCACTGCAACTTCGACTACCGCGACATGACCAACTGGGGCCGCAAGATGTTCGTCACCCCCGGGATCGTGGTCGACGGCGAGCTGGTCACCACCGACCTCGTGGACATCAACCTGGGCATCAGGATCCTGCTCGGGAGCTCGTTCTACGAGGACTGGGAGGGCCAGGAGACGTTCGTCTCCCGCGACCCTCTGGGCAACCCGGTCGACCGGCGCCACCCCTGGAACCAGCACACCATCCCCAAGCCGCAGAAGCGCGACTTCGACGGCAACTACTCCTGGGTGATGTCGCCGCGCTGGTTCGACGGCAAGGACCACCTGGCCCTGGACACCGGCGGCGGGCCGATCGCCCGGCTCTGGGCGACCGCCCTGGCCGGCCTGGTCGACATCGGCTACATCAAGGCCACCGGGTCGAGCGTCGTCATCAACCTGCCGAGGACGATGACCAAGCCCGAGGCCACCTTCGAGTGGAAGATCCCCAAGTGGTCCAACGCGCTCGAGCGCGACCGGGCCCGGACCTACTTCCAGGCGTACGCGTGCGCGGCCGCCTACCACTTCGCGCAGCAGGCCATGACAGAGCTCCGCAAGGGGAACACCAAGACCTGGACGCCGTTCACCGTCCCGGAGGAGTCGGTGAGCGTCGGGTTCACCGAGGCGGTGCGCGGGGTACTCTCCCACCACATGGTCGTGCGGGGCGGCAAGATCGCCAACTACCACCCCTACCCGCCGACCCCTTGGAACGCCAGCGTCAGGGACGTCCTCGGGACGCCAGGCCCCTATGAGGACGCGGTGCAGAACACGCCGATCTTCGAGGAGAACCCGCCCGAGCGCTTCAAGGGCATCGACATCATGCGCACGGTCCGCAGCTTCGACCCGTGCCTGCCCTGCGGGGTCCACATGTACCTCGGCAACGGCAGGGTCGTGAAGAAGCTGCACTCGCCGACCATGCTGAACAATCCCTAG